A stretch of Triticum aestivum cultivar Chinese Spring chromosome 1D, IWGSC CS RefSeq v2.1, whole genome shotgun sequence DNA encodes these proteins:
- the LOC123181304 gene encoding auxin-responsive protein SAUR32: MHLRQQQQQHHRAEMVAPKGCVTVRVGAEGEEQRRFAVPLDHLKHPLFGALLDEAEREYGFRHQGAIAIPCRVDRFVHVERLIDRDLGAHGHQLVDLDCGAATAHGHGHLHLPRFVGCFRA; encoded by the coding sequence ATGCACctcaggcagcagcagcagcagcaccacagGGCGGAGATGGTGGCGCCCAAGGGGTGCGTGACGGTGCGCGTGGGGGCGGAGGGGGAGGAGCAGCGCCGCTTCGCCGTGCCGCTCGACCACCTCAAGCACCCGCTCTTCGGGGCCCTGCTCGATGAGGCCGAACGCGAGTACGGCTTCAGGCACCAGGGCGCCATCGCCATCCCCTGCCGCGTCGACCGCTTCGTCCACGTCGAGCGCCTCATCGACCGCGACCTCGGCGCGCACGGCCACCAGCTCGTCGACCTCGACTgcggcgccgccaccgcccacgGCCACGGCCACCTCCACCTGCCGCGCTTCGTCGGCTGCTTCCGCGCCTGA